The following are encoded together in the Zingiber officinale cultivar Zhangliang chromosome 8A, Zo_v1.1, whole genome shotgun sequence genome:
- the LOC122010349 gene encoding transcription termination factor MTERF15, mitochondrial-like encodes MLHSLVRRHALPPSTQLRCVFFSTGTSVSSSGTTASPDPHFMVEYLVNTCGFSADDASKVSKSLPCFQSTEKPDAVLGFFRSHGFDGANLRKIISWKPGFLCRDVENSLAPKFKILRDMGLSESDIANVVLRHPNILYLDAQNALLPRLKVWESLFGSREILLRNLRGYNRFLTTSIENVNPESLRALVDRAEGLGVPRGSGMFLWILDVLQGVSTEKFEAQLKLMNNFGLSNSDFIAAIKKFPRFLLLSIELLQRKMEFLVNVVGISPSDVALRPVPLVLCLEKRLIP; translated from the exons ATGCTTCACTCCCTGGTCCGCCGCCATGCGCTCCCTCCGTCGACGCAACTCCGTTGCGTCTTCTTCTCCACCGGCACATCCGTCTCCTCCTCAGGCACTACCGCTTCTCCCGATCCCCATTTCATGGTCGAGTACCTCGTGAATACATGCGGGTTCTCCGCCGACGACGCTTCCAAGGTCTCAAAGTCGCTCCCCTGCTTTCAGTCCACCGAGAAGCCCGATGCTGTTCTTGGATtcttcagatctcatggcttTGATGGTGCTAATCTCAGAAAGATAATATCTTGGAAGCCAGGATTTCTCTGCAGGGATGTGGAGAACAGTCTCGCtccaaagtttaaaattttgcgCGACATGGGGTTATCTGAGTCCGACATCGCCAATGTGGTTTTGCGGCACCCCAACATTCTTTACCTCGACGCCCAGAACGCGCTGCTCCCGAGATTGAAGGTTTGGGAAAGTTTATTTGGATCGAGGGAGATCCTCCTCAGGAATCTCCGGGGCTATAATAGGTTTTTGACCACCAGCATTGAGAATGTG AATCCTGAATCCCTCCGGGCTTTGGTAGATAGAGCTGAGGGGCTTGGAGTTCCTCGAGGATCTGGAATGTTCCTCTGGATTCTTGATGTACTGCAAGGGGTGAGCACGGAAAAATTTGAGGCCCAACTCAAGCTCATGAACaattttggtttgtcgaactcaGATTTCATTGCTGCAATCAAGAAATTTCCACGCTTTTTACTCCTTTCCATAGAGTTATTGCAGAGAAAGATGGAATTTTTGGTCAATGTTGTTGGAATTTCACCTTCAGACGTTGCTCTCCGCCCGGTACCTTTAGTGCTATGTTTGGAAAAGAGGTTAATTCCTTga